The proteins below are encoded in one region of Ursus arctos isolate Adak ecotype North America unplaced genomic scaffold, UrsArc2.0 scaffold_24, whole genome shotgun sequence:
- the EIF1 gene encoding eukaryotic translation initiation factor 1, whose product MSAIQNLHSFDPFADASKGDDLLPAGTEDYIHIRIQQRNGRKTLTTVQGIADDYDKKKLVKAFKKKFACNGTVIEHPEYGEVIQLQGDQRKNICQFLVEIGLAKDDQLKVHGF is encoded by the exons ATGTCCGCTATCCAGAACCTCCACTCTTTCG ACCCCTTTGCTGATGCAAGTAAGGGTGATGATCTGCTTCCTGCTGGCACTGAGGATTATATCCATATAAGAATTCAACAGAGAAACGGCAGGAAGACCCTTACTACTGTCCAAGGGATCGCTGATGATTACGATAAAAAGAAACTAGTGAAGGCGTTTAAGAAG AAATTTGCCTGCAATGGTACTGTAATTGAGCATCCAGAATATGGAGAAGTAATTCAGCTACAGGGTGACCAGCGTAAGAACATATGCCAGTTCCTGGTAGAG ATTGGACTGGCTAAGGACGACCAGCTGAAGGTTCATGGGTTTTAA